The following coding sequences lie in one Hydrogenophaga sp. PBL-H3 genomic window:
- a CDS encoding DUF1272 domain-containing protein, with product MLQLRPNCECCNRDLPNESLDARICTFECTFCSDCAETRLSNTCPNCGGELVRRPRRPAAALARNPASTERVFKPAGCAAP from the coding sequence GTGCTCCAGCTGCGCCCCAACTGCGAATGTTGCAACCGCGACCTGCCCAACGAATCGCTGGACGCGCGCATCTGCACATTCGAGTGCACCTTCTGCAGTGACTGTGCCGAGACCCGGCTGAGCAACACCTGTCCGAACTGCGGCGGAGAACTGGTGCGCCGCCCGCGCCGTCCGGCAGCGGCGCTGGCACGCAACCCTGCATCGACCGAGCGGGTGTTCAAGCCGGCGGGTTGTGCGGCGCCTTGA
- a CDS encoding NAD(P)H-dependent glycerol-3-phosphate dehydrogenase gives MNIVVLGAGAWGTALAISAATQAAASRRVTLWARDAGQADDLRQHRENRRYLSGVAVPQTLEIATGSLHSGSVLLTSADLVIVGTPMAGLRDMLALLAGQRTPVAWLCKGFEAPLDQAHPTGLLGHEVRTQVAPELKAGVLSGPSFALEVARGQPTALVAASEHASVRDTLVAAFHSPTLRVYANDDIVGVEVGGAVKNVLAIATGLCDGLGLGLNARAALVTRGLAEMTRLGLALGAKAETFMGLSGLGDLVLTATGDLSRNRKVGQLLAQGMTLQQAVDSLGHVAEGVYSARTVAQRARSLGVDMPISDAVVALLDGSLLPVQAVAMLMGRDPKDELL, from the coding sequence ATGAACATCGTCGTGCTCGGAGCGGGCGCCTGGGGCACCGCTCTGGCCATCAGCGCGGCCACGCAAGCCGCAGCGTCGCGGCGCGTCACGCTGTGGGCGCGCGATGCCGGCCAGGCCGACGACCTCCGCCAGCACCGTGAAAACCGCCGTTATCTGAGTGGGGTGGCGGTGCCGCAGACGCTGGAGATCGCCACCGGCTCGCTGCACAGTGGTTCAGTCTTGCTCACCAGCGCCGACCTCGTGATCGTCGGCACGCCCATGGCGGGCTTGCGAGACATGCTGGCGCTGCTGGCTGGCCAGCGCACGCCGGTGGCCTGGCTGTGCAAGGGCTTTGAAGCCCCGCTGGACCAAGCCCACCCCACCGGCCTGTTGGGCCACGAGGTTCGCACCCAGGTCGCTCCCGAGCTCAAGGCCGGCGTGTTGAGCGGGCCGAGTTTTGCGCTGGAGGTGGCGCGTGGCCAACCCACCGCCCTGGTGGCCGCCAGCGAGCACGCCAGCGTGCGCGACACGCTCGTCGCCGCGTTCCACAGCCCCACTTTGCGGGTGTACGCCAACGACGACATCGTGGGCGTGGAGGTGGGGGGCGCGGTGAAAAACGTGCTGGCCATCGCCACCGGCCTGTGCGATGGGCTCGGGCTGGGCCTGAACGCACGCGCCGCGCTCGTCACCCGAGGCCTGGCCGAGATGACGCGCCTGGGCCTGGCCTTGGGCGCCAAGGCCGAAACCTTCATGGGCCTCTCGGGCCTGGGCGATCTGGTGCTCACCGCCACCGGTGACCTGTCTCGCAACCGCAAAGTGGGTCAATTGCTGGCCCAGGGCATGACCTTGCAGCAGGCGGTGGATTCGCTGGGCCATGTGGCCGAGGGTGTTTACAGCGCGCGCACCGTGGCCCAACGTGCGCGCTCGCTCGGTGTGGACATGCCCATCAGCGATGCGGTGGTGGCCCTGCTGGATGGTTCTCTGTTGCCCGTGCAGGCCGTGGCCATGCTCATGGGCCGCGACCCCAAGGACGAACTGCTGTAA
- the secB gene encoding protein-export chaperone SecB: MAENQEPTFQIQRVYLKEASLEQPNSPAILLEQEQPTVDIQLGVEASPAADGVFEVCVTATVTTKIKDRTVFLVEAKQAGIFEIRNLPQEQMGPIMGIACPQIVYPYLRSNVADIIQRGGFPPVHLAEINFQAMYEQQQAQAAADAPRIVTQ, from the coding sequence ATGGCAGAAAACCAGGAACCCACCTTCCAGATCCAGCGCGTCTACCTCAAGGAAGCGTCGCTTGAGCAGCCCAATTCGCCCGCCATCCTGCTGGAACAGGAGCAGCCGACGGTGGACATCCAGCTCGGTGTGGAAGCCAGCCCGGCGGCCGACGGCGTGTTCGAGGTCTGCGTGACAGCCACTGTCACGACCAAGATCAAGGACCGGACCGTGTTCCTGGTCGAGGCCAAACAAGCCGGTATCTTCGAAATCCGCAACCTGCCCCAAGAGCAAATGGGCCCGATCATGGGCATCGCCTGCCCGCAGATCGTGTATCCGTACCTGCGCAGCAACGTGGCCGACATCATCCAGCGCGGTGGTTTCCCGCCCGTGCACCTGGCCGAGATCAACTTCCAGGCCATGTACGAGCAGCAGCAGGCGCAGGCTGCCGCCGACGCTCCCCGCATCGTCACGCAATAA
- the grxC gene encoding glutaredoxin 3, which produces MAKVKMFTSAYCPYCSAAKALLQKHGVADLEEVFVDGQPELRAQMKAITGRTSVPQIFIGEQHVGGCDDLHALDGRGGLVPMLQA; this is translated from the coding sequence ATGGCCAAAGTCAAGATGTTCACCAGTGCTTACTGCCCGTATTGCAGCGCCGCCAAGGCCTTGTTGCAAAAGCACGGTGTGGCCGATCTGGAAGAGGTTTTTGTCGACGGGCAGCCCGAGCTGCGTGCGCAGATGAAGGCCATCACCGGGCGCACCAGCGTGCCGCAGATCTTCATTGGCGAGCAACATGTGGGTGGTTGTGACGATCTTCATGCGCTCGACGGCCGCGGTGGACTGGTGCCCATGCTGCAGGCCTGA
- a CDS encoding rhodanese-like domain-containing protein: MSFFIDNWILLAVALSSGAMLLWPMVSAGARAGTLTSAQAVQLMNRDKAVVVDVSEPAEFAAGHVIGAKNVPLSELEAKLPGTVKNKAMHLILVCSNGSKANRAVATARKLGYENAQSLTGGMGAWRAASLPVQKA, from the coding sequence GTGAGTTTCTTCATCGATAACTGGATTTTGCTGGCCGTGGCGTTGTCGTCGGGCGCCATGCTGTTGTGGCCCATGGTGTCTGCTGGCGCGCGTGCCGGCACGCTCACCAGCGCGCAGGCCGTGCAGCTCATGAACCGCGACAAGGCGGTGGTGGTGGATGTGAGCGAGCCTGCCGAATTTGCCGCAGGCCACGTGATCGGCGCCAAGAACGTGCCACTGTCCGAGCTGGAAGCCAAGCTGCCCGGCACGGTGAAGAACAAGGCCATGCACTTGATCCTGGTCTGCTCCAACGGGTCCAAGGCCAATCGCGCCGTGGCCACTGCCAGGAAACTGGGCTACGAGAACGCTCAATCCCTGACGGGCGGCATGGGCGCATGGCGCGCAGCCAGCCTGCCGGTGCAAAAAGCCTGA
- the gpmA gene encoding 2,3-diphosphoglycerate-dependent phosphoglycerate mutase — MHKLVLIRHGESTWNLENRFTGWTDVDLTPTGLNQALAAGRLLKAEGYDFDLAYTSVLKRATRTLWHVLDEMDRTWLPVVHSWRLNERHYGALQGLNKADTAKKYGDDQVLVWRRSYDTPPPSLEATDPRCERGDRRYDRLKPEEVPLTECLKDTVARVLPFWNEAMAPAIKAGKRVVVAAHGNSIRALVKYLDGIGDDDIVGVNIPNGIPLVYELDADLKPIKSYYLGDAEAAARAAAAVAAQGKA; from the coding sequence ATGCACAAACTCGTCCTGATTCGCCATGGCGAATCCACCTGGAACCTGGAAAACCGATTCACCGGCTGGACCGATGTGGACCTCACACCGACCGGCCTGAACCAGGCCCTGGCCGCCGGTCGGCTGCTCAAGGCCGAGGGCTATGACTTCGATCTGGCCTACACCAGTGTGCTCAAACGCGCCACGCGCACGCTGTGGCACGTGCTCGACGAAATGGACCGAACCTGGTTGCCGGTGGTGCACAGCTGGCGCCTCAACGAGCGCCACTACGGCGCACTGCAGGGCTTGAACAAGGCCGACACCGCCAAAAAGTACGGCGATGACCAGGTGCTGGTCTGGCGCCGCAGCTACGACACGCCGCCACCCTCCCTGGAAGCCACCGACCCCCGCTGCGAGCGGGGTGACCGCCGATACGACCGCCTCAAACCTGAGGAAGTGCCGCTGACCGAGTGCCTCAAGGACACCGTGGCCCGTGTGCTGCCGTTCTGGAACGAAGCCATGGCACCCGCCATCAAGGCCGGCAAACGCGTGGTGGTGGCCGCCCACGGCAACAGCATCCGCGCGCTGGTGAAGTACCTCGACGGCATCGGCGACGACGACATCGTGGGCGTCAACATCCCCAACGGCATTCCGCTGGTCTACGAGCTCGACGCCGACCTCAAGCCGATCAAGAGCTACTACCTGGGCGACGCCGAGGCAGCGGCCCGCGCAGCCGCTGCGGTGGCGGCGCAAGGCAAGGCCTGA
- a CDS encoding S41 family peptidase, producing the protein MSHKLKIAGWVAIGAVAGALTTVQLQAVARGTLAPLPLEELQQLAAVFGMVKTDYVEPVDEKKLISEAISGMVSSLDPHSQYFDKKSFKEFREGTSGRFVGVGIEITMEDGLVKVVSPIEDSPAFRAGLKTNDLITKIDDTNVKGLSINDAVKLMRGEPKTKVLLTIFRKDEDRTFPVTITREEIKTQSVKSRVVEPGYAWVRVSQFQERTIEDFARKVEDLYKTEPNLKGLVLDLRNDPGGLLDAAVALSAAFLPENVTVVSTNGQLEDSKFIYKAIPQHYLRRGGTDPIKRLTESTKGALKRVPLVVIVNEGSASASEIVAGALQDHKRGTILGSQTFGKGSVQTVRPLGPDTGLKLTTARYYTPMGTSIQGKGIVPDVLVDETLEGNVFSALRTREADLSNSLTNGKDPKATAAPMTDALRAAEQARSEEREVARKRLEEEARKNPGQRLVPEFGTEKDFQLVQAINQLKGRPVMVSKSQTLRPEEKKEN; encoded by the coding sequence GTGAGTCACAAGCTGAAGATTGCAGGCTGGGTGGCCATTGGAGCGGTCGCGGGTGCGCTGACCACGGTCCAGTTGCAGGCGGTGGCGCGTGGCACGCTGGCGCCCTTGCCGCTCGAAGAGCTGCAGCAGCTCGCCGCTGTGTTCGGCATGGTCAAGACCGACTACGTGGAGCCGGTGGACGAGAAGAAACTCATCTCCGAAGCCATCAGCGGCATGGTGTCCAGCCTCGACCCGCACTCCCAGTACTTCGACAAGAAGTCGTTCAAGGAATTCCGCGAAGGCACCAGCGGTCGATTCGTGGGCGTGGGCATCGAGATCACCATGGAAGACGGCCTGGTCAAGGTGGTCTCGCCCATCGAGGATTCGCCCGCTTTCCGCGCCGGCCTCAAGACCAACGACCTGATCACCAAGATCGACGACACCAACGTCAAAGGCTTGTCGATCAACGACGCCGTCAAGCTCATGCGTGGCGAGCCCAAGACCAAGGTGTTGCTGACCATCTTCCGCAAGGACGAGGACCGCACCTTCCCGGTGACCATCACCCGCGAAGAGATCAAGACCCAGAGCGTGAAATCTCGTGTGGTCGAGCCGGGCTACGCCTGGGTGCGTGTGTCGCAGTTCCAGGAACGCACCATCGAAGATTTCGCCCGCAAGGTGGAAGACCTCTACAAGACCGAGCCCAACCTCAAAGGTCTGGTGCTGGATCTGCGCAACGACCCGGGTGGCCTGCTCGATGCAGCCGTGGCCCTGTCCGCCGCTTTCCTGCCTGAGAACGTTACCGTGGTGTCAACCAATGGCCAGCTTGAAGACAGCAAGTTCATCTACAAGGCGATTCCGCAGCACTACCTGCGCCGCGGCGGCACCGACCCCATCAAGCGCCTGACTGAAAGCACCAAAGGCGCGCTCAAGCGTGTGCCGCTGGTGGTGATCGTCAACGAAGGCTCGGCCTCGGCCAGCGAAATCGTGGCTGGTGCCCTGCAAGACCACAAGCGCGGCACCATTCTGGGCAGCCAGACCTTCGGCAAGGGTTCGGTGCAGACCGTGCGTCCGCTGGGACCCGACACCGGCCTGAAGCTGACCACGGCGCGTTACTACACGCCCATGGGCACGTCCATCCAGGGCAAGGGCATCGTGCCCGACGTGCTGGTGGACGAAACGCTGGAGGGCAATGTGTTCTCCGCGCTGCGCACCCGCGAAGCCGATCTGTCGAACAGCCTGACCAACGGCAAAGACCCCAAGGCCACCGCCGCGCCCATGACGGACGCCTTGCGTGCCGCCGAGCAGGCGCGCAGCGAAGAACGCGAAGTGGCGCGCAAACGGCTCGAAGAAGAAGCCCGCAAGAACCCGGGGCAGCGCCTGGTGCCCGAGTTCGGCACGGAGAAGGACTTCCAGCTGGTGCAGGCCATCAACCAGCTCAAGGGCCGTCCGGTCATGGTGAGCAAGAGCCAGACACTGCGTCCGGAAGAGAAAAAAGAAAACTGA
- a CDS encoding HesA/MoeB/ThiF family protein, with protein MDDAQLLRYSRHILLNELGVEGQEALLASHALIIGAGGLGSPVALYLGSAGVGRITVVDHDVVDETNLQRQIAHNLARVGRPKAESIVEAIAAINPDVRVTPIVQRADEALLGELIAQADVVLDCTDNFATRHAINRACVKHGKPLVSGAAIRMDGQLSVFDARAPGNPCYACVFPESADLEETRCATMGVFAPLVGIVGTMQAAEALKLLTGLGSRLTGKLLMLDGRDLAFTEITLPQNPQCAVCGQPH; from the coding sequence TTGGACGACGCACAACTCCTGCGCTACTCGCGCCACATCCTGCTCAACGAACTCGGCGTCGAAGGCCAGGAGGCCTTGCTGGCATCGCACGCACTGATCATCGGCGCGGGTGGCCTGGGCTCGCCGGTGGCGCTGTACCTGGGCAGTGCGGGCGTGGGCCGCATCACGGTGGTGGACCACGACGTGGTCGACGAGACCAATCTGCAGCGCCAGATCGCGCACAACCTCGCGCGGGTGGGTCGCCCCAAGGCCGAATCCATCGTGGAGGCCATCGCCGCAATCAACCCGGACGTGCGGGTCACGCCCATCGTGCAGCGGGCCGACGAGGCCTTGCTGGGCGAGCTGATTGCACAGGCCGATGTGGTGCTGGACTGCACCGACAACTTTGCCACCCGCCACGCGATCAACCGGGCCTGCGTGAAACACGGCAAGCCCCTGGTGTCGGGTGCCGCGATCCGCATGGACGGGCAATTGAGCGTGTTCGATGCGCGCGCACCCGGCAACCCCTGCTACGCCTGTGTGTTCCCCGAATCGGCCGACCTCGAAGAAACCCGCTGCGCCACCATGGGCGTGTTCGCGCCGCTGGTGGGCATCGTGGGCACCATGCAGGCGGCCGAGGCGCTGAAGCTGCTCACCGGCCTGGGCTCGCGCCTCACCGGCAAACTGCTCATGCTGGATGGCCGAGACCTTGCCTTCACCGAAATCACCCTGCCGCAAAACCCGCAATGTGCGGTGTGCGGCCAGCCACACTGA
- a CDS encoding thermonuclease family protein yields MKGWSTGWCVLLMVMSASAQEAVPQDEAYSARVSRVFDGDTVWVKPLAGGKYRKLRLDGIDAPEICQAGGEASRDVLARRVLNQVVEVRVRAQDDYGRGVARLMHQGDDVAAWMVSNGQAWSYRWRRSLGPLEAEETAARERRLGLFGAVAPELPRDFRKRHGPCPLPPRG; encoded by the coding sequence ATGAAGGGCTGGTCGACGGGATGGTGTGTGTTGCTGATGGTGATGAGCGCCAGCGCGCAGGAGGCTGTGCCTCAGGACGAGGCCTACAGCGCGCGTGTCAGCCGCGTGTTTGATGGCGACACCGTCTGGGTGAAGCCGTTGGCCGGTGGCAAATACCGCAAGCTGCGCCTGGACGGTATCGATGCCCCCGAGATCTGCCAGGCAGGCGGCGAAGCATCGCGCGACGTGCTGGCGCGTCGGGTGCTGAATCAGGTGGTGGAGGTGCGTGTGCGCGCACAGGACGACTATGGGAGGGGCGTGGCCCGCCTCATGCACCAGGGCGACGATGTGGCGGCGTGGATGGTTTCCAACGGACAGGCCTGGTCGTACCGCTGGCGGCGCAGCCTGGGGCCGCTGGAGGCCGAGGAAACCGCAGCGCGCGAACGCCGTCTCGGCCTGTTTGGTGCGGTTGCGCCCGAATTGCCACGCGATTTCCGAAAACGCCATGGGCCGTGCCCCCTGCCGCCGCGCGGCTGA
- a CDS encoding ligase-associated DNA damage response DEXH box helicase, whose protein sequence is MASRHWSPFEFQRDVWSAIGAGHSGLLHATTGSGKTYAVWLGLIERLRQTLPADRPAPMSVLWITPMRALAADSAAALRAPLADLAPGWTLGLRTGDTPSAERARQDRRWPTVLVTTPESLSLLLARTHAPAELAGVCAVVVDEWHELIGSKRGVQVQLALARLRRWQPGLLVWGMSATLGNLDEALKVLCGPNGARLVRGRVDKALTIDTLIPSDPGRYSWAGHLGARMQEPVVRELDTASTALVFTNTRSQAEIWYQMLLALRPEWAGQVALHHGSLDKGVREWVEQSLKSGQLKAVVATSSLDLGVDFLPVERVLQIGSAKGVARLLQRAGRSGHAPGRPSRVTLVPTNTLELVEAAAVREAALARRVESRRSPEQPLDVLVQHLVTVALGGGFTPDELFDEVRSAFAYRDLTRESFDWALAFCERGGESLSAYPDYHRIQPDEAGVYRVPDTPQGRATARRHRLGVGTIVSDASLQVKYMNGGRIGSIEEGFIARLRKGDCFVFAGRLLEFIRVHEMTAWVKRAEKSKGAVPSWQGGKMPLSTELAEAVLAQMALAADGRFESPEMQAARPMLDTQARVSRLPRAGELLLEHMRSREGHHLYLYPFAGRNVHLGLASLLAWRLAREQPNTFSLSVNDHGLELLSREPVDLSRLTDRSVFNLDDLLEHVMASLNAGELAQRRFREIARVAGLVFNGYPGAPRSLKQLQASSGLFFEVFRQYDPGNLLLGQAEREVLSQELDIERLRTCLQSMAAHKLHSVALERPSPMSLPLMVERLRERLSTEQLSARLDKLLRDMDKANANA, encoded by the coding sequence ATGGCTTCGCGTCACTGGTCACCCTTCGAATTTCAACGCGACGTCTGGTCTGCCATCGGTGCAGGCCACAGCGGTCTGCTGCACGCCACCACCGGCTCGGGCAAGACCTATGCGGTCTGGCTCGGATTGATCGAACGTCTGCGCCAGACCTTGCCCGCAGACAGACCCGCGCCCATGTCGGTTCTCTGGATCACGCCCATGCGCGCCCTGGCGGCCGACAGCGCGGCGGCCTTGCGTGCTCCACTGGCCGATCTCGCACCCGGCTGGACGCTGGGCCTGCGCACCGGTGACACGCCCAGCGCGGAGCGTGCCCGACAGGACCGGCGCTGGCCCACCGTGCTGGTCACCACGCCCGAATCGCTCTCGCTTCTGCTCGCGCGCACCCATGCACCCGCCGAGCTGGCCGGTGTGTGCGCGGTGGTGGTGGACGAATGGCACGAACTCATCGGCAGCAAACGTGGCGTGCAGGTGCAACTGGCGCTGGCGCGATTGCGACGCTGGCAACCCGGCCTGCTGGTGTGGGGCATGAGCGCGACCCTGGGCAATCTCGATGAAGCCTTGAAGGTGCTGTGTGGTCCGAACGGCGCCCGACTGGTGCGCGGGCGTGTCGACAAGGCGCTGACCATCGACACATTGATCCCCTCCGATCCAGGCCGCTACTCCTGGGCGGGCCACCTGGGTGCGCGCATGCAGGAGCCGGTGGTGCGCGAACTGGACACAGCGAGTACAGCGCTGGTGTTCACCAACACCCGCAGTCAGGCCGAGATCTGGTACCAGATGCTGCTGGCCCTGCGGCCCGAATGGGCCGGGCAGGTGGCCTTGCACCACGGCAGCCTGGACAAAGGCGTGCGCGAGTGGGTGGAGCAAAGCTTGAAGTCGGGGCAGCTCAAAGCCGTGGTCGCCACGTCCTCGCTTGATCTGGGCGTCGACTTTCTGCCGGTCGAACGCGTGCTGCAGATCGGGTCGGCCAAGGGCGTGGCGCGCTTGTTGCAGCGCGCCGGGCGCAGCGGGCATGCGCCGGGCAGGCCGAGCCGGGTCACGCTGGTGCCCACCAACACGCTGGAGCTGGTGGAAGCGGCCGCCGTGCGCGAAGCGGCCCTGGCCAGGCGCGTGGAGAGCCGGCGCAGCCCCGAACAACCGCTGGATGTGCTGGTGCAGCACCTGGTCACCGTGGCGCTGGGCGGCGGTTTCACACCCGATGAACTATTCGACGAAGTGCGCAGCGCATTCGCCTACCGAGACCTGACACGCGAATCGTTTGACTGGGCGCTGGCCTTCTGCGAGCGTGGCGGCGAGAGCCTGAGCGCCTACCCCGACTACCACCGAATCCAGCCCGATGAGGCCGGTGTGTACCGCGTGCCCGACACACCGCAGGGCCGCGCCACGGCGCGCCGCCACCGCCTGGGGGTGGGCACCATCGTGAGCGATGCGTCGCTGCAGGTGAAGTACATGAACGGCGGGCGCATCGGTTCGATCGAAGAGGGCTTCATCGCGCGCCTGCGCAAGGGCGACTGTTTCGTCTTTGCCGGGCGTTTGCTCGAATTCATCCGTGTGCACGAGATGACGGCCTGGGTGAAACGGGCCGAGAAGAGCAAGGGCGCCGTGCCCTCATGGCAGGGCGGCAAGATGCCCTTGTCCACCGAGCTGGCCGAAGCCGTGCTGGCGCAGATGGCCCTGGCCGCTGATGGCCGCTTTGAGTCACCCGAGATGCAGGCGGCGCGCCCCATGCTCGACACCCAGGCCCGCGTCTCACGGCTGCCCAGGGCGGGCGAGCTGCTGCTGGAGCACATGCGCTCGCGCGAAGGTCATCACCTGTATCTGTACCCGTTCGCCGGGCGGAACGTTCACCTGGGGTTGGCCAGCCTGCTGGCCTGGCGGCTGGCGCGTGAGCAGCCCAACACGTTCAGTCTGTCGGTCAACGACCACGGCCTGGAGCTGCTGAGCCGTGAGCCCGTCGACCTCTCGCGCCTGACGGACCGATCGGTGTTCAACCTGGACGATTTGCTGGAGCACGTGATGGCGTCGCTCAACGCGGGTGAACTTGCCCAGCGCCGCTTTCGCGAGATTGCTCGGGTGGCCGGACTGGTCTTCAACGGCTACCCGGGCGCGCCCAGGAGCCTCAAACAACTGCAGGCTTCCAGCGGTCTGTTTTTCGAGGTGTTTCGCCAATACGACCCGGGCAACCTGCTGCTCGGTCAGGCCGAGCGCGAGGTGCTCTCGCAGGAACTGGACATCGAGCGGCTGCGCACTTGCCTGCAGAGCATGGCCGCCCACAAGCTGCACAGCGTGGCGCTGGAGCGCCCGAGCCCGATGAGCCTGCCGCTGATGGTGGAGCGGCTGCGCGAGCGGCTGAGCACCGAACAACTCTCCGCGCGGCTGGACAAGCTGCTGCGCGACATGGACAAGGCAAACGCAAACGCATGA
- a CDS encoding DM13 domain-containing protein has product MPDTTRPTRRLRTAMFMASHLLAVLVGFAAGIYALPILIAPDGPSADQVAQAAAGGMYRGEFRRDLKDSDPLHWGEGMVTISPQQIAFTGRLAPGPDYKLYLSPEFVETEADFQRLKPTMLRVGDVKTFENFIVTLPAGTEPSRYTSVIVWCETFGQFISAARYRDPT; this is encoded by the coding sequence ATGCCCGACACCACCCGCCCCACTCGTCGTCTCCGCACAGCGATGTTCATGGCATCGCACCTGTTGGCCGTGCTCGTGGGCTTTGCCGCCGGCATCTATGCACTGCCCATCCTCATCGCCCCGGACGGTCCCAGTGCGGACCAGGTGGCGCAGGCCGCAGCGGGTGGCATGTACCGCGGCGAGTTCCGCCGCGACTTGAAGGACAGCGACCCCTTGCACTGGGGCGAAGGCATGGTCACGATCAGCCCGCAGCAGATTGCGTTCACCGGGCGACTGGCGCCCGGGCCCGACTACAAGCTCTACCTCTCGCCCGAATTCGTGGAGACCGAGGCCGATTTCCAGCGGCTCAAGCCCACCATGCTGCGCGTGGGTGATGTGAAGACCTTCGAGAACTTCATCGTGACCTTGCCCGCAGGCACCGAGCCTTCGCGCTATACCAGCGTCATCGTGTGGTGCGAAACCTTTGGCCAGTTCATCAGCGCCGCGCGTTACCGCGATCCGACCTGA
- a CDS encoding 6,7-dimethyl-8-ribityllumazine synthase, with translation MNTTPNELPHLPELPTGLRFAFVEASWHADIVHQARDAFFEEMARGGFKADTIDVFDVPGAFEIPLHAQRLARSGRYAAVVGSALVVDGGTYRHDFVAQTVVQALMDVQLDTGVPVISAVQAPHHFHEHVEHRRYFMRHFAVKGTEAAQACLQTVAGLRRLDGLLSS, from the coding sequence ATGAACACCACCCCGAACGAACTTCCCCATTTGCCCGAATTGCCCACCGGTTTGCGCTTTGCTTTTGTTGAAGCCTCGTGGCATGCCGACATCGTTCACCAGGCGCGCGATGCGTTCTTCGAAGAAATGGCGCGCGGTGGTTTCAAGGCCGATACCATCGATGTTTTCGATGTGCCCGGCGCGTTTGAGATTCCGCTGCACGCACAGCGACTGGCCCGTTCGGGTCGCTACGCTGCGGTGGTGGGCAGCGCGCTGGTGGTGGACGGCGGCACCTACCGCCACGACTTCGTGGCACAGACCGTGGTGCAGGCGCTGATGGACGTGCAGCTGGACACCGGCGTGCCGGTGATCTCGGCCGTGCAGGCGCCGCACCACTTTCACGAACACGTGGAACACCGCCGCTACTTTATGCGGCACTTCGCGGTGAAGGGCACCGAGGCCGCACAGGCCTGCCTGCAGACCGTGGCCGGCTTGCGGCGGCTGGACGGTTTGTTGTCCTCCTGA
- a CDS encoding DUF429 domain-containing protein, whose product MTVHSLPTLLGCDFTSAPSRRKPITLAVGRADRHRVILNGMERFETLDAWQARMSASQQWVGGFDLPFGLPRELVTTLGWPTDWAACMAHYASLSREAIRESFAGFCNARPVGEKFAHRATDGPARSSPSMKWVNPPVAFMLHAGVPRLMAAGLTLPGLLPGDGSRVGLEAYPGLLARSVLGTTSYKSDDKAKQTPDRLIARKTLINALENGQAPLLQASGLRLKLTHAQRDQLADDASGDSLDAVLCLLQAAWAQAQHEAGHPRWGLPEFDPLEGWIVSA is encoded by the coding sequence ATGACCGTTCACTCCTTGCCCACCTTGCTGGGCTGCGACTTCACCAGCGCACCGAGCCGCCGCAAACCCATCACGCTGGCCGTGGGCCGCGCGGACCGCCACCGCGTCATCTTGAATGGCATGGAGCGCTTCGAGACACTGGATGCCTGGCAGGCGCGCATGTCCGCGTCCCAGCAGTGGGTGGGTGGGTTCGACCTTCCGTTCGGCTTGCCGCGCGAACTTGTCACCACCCTGGGCTGGCCCACCGACTGGGCGGCCTGCATGGCCCACTACGCCAGCCTCAGCCGAGAGGCCATCCGCGAGTCGTTTGCCGGCTTTTGCAATGCGCGCCCGGTGGGCGAGAAGTTCGCCCACCGCGCCACCGACGGGCCAGCCCGTTCCAGCCCGAGCATGAAGTGGGTCAACCCGCCGGTGGCGTTCATGTTGCACGCGGGTGTGCCGCGCCTCATGGCCGCTGGCCTCACCTTGCCCGGCCTGCTGCCCGGCGATGGTTCGCGCGTGGGCCTGGAGGCTTACCCAGGCCTGCTCGCGCGCAGCGTGCTCGGCACCACGTCGTACAAAAGCGACGACAAGGCCAAGCAGACACCCGATCGGCTGATCGCGCGCAAGACCCTCATCAACGCACTGGAAAACGGCCAGGCACCGCTGCTGCAGGCCAGCGGCCTGCGCTTGAAGCTCACGCACGCCCAGCGTGATCAGCTCGCCGACGACGCCAGTGGCGACAGCCTGGATGCCGTGCTCTGCCTGCTTCAGGCCGCCTGGGCGCAGGCGCAGCACGAAGCGGGTCATCCGCGCTGGGGTCTGCCCGAATTCGATCCGCTGGAAGGCTGGATCGTGAGCGCCTGA